One genomic segment of Coffea arabica cultivar ET-39 chromosome 6e, Coffea Arabica ET-39 HiFi, whole genome shotgun sequence includes these proteins:
- the LOC113694730 gene encoding uncharacterized protein produces MDPSEGLLKGTNGGVDQPPKESGNQVVGRKAAWNRKGLEEKKAAVDEEISRMNKLPPNSTYAIHRLRVLNKILHLLSMQRTTSQEEELEMLFAGLSL; encoded by the exons ATGGATCCTTCTGAGGGATTATTGAAGGGCACGAATGGCGGGGTCGATCAGCCGCCAAAAGAGAGTGGCAACCAGGTGGTTGGTAGAAAAGCAGCCTGGAACCGCAagggtttggaagaaaagaaagcagCCGTTGATGAAGAGATTTCGAGGATGAACAAACTTCCGCCAAACAGCACTTACGCCATTCATCGCTTGCGTGTCTTGAATAAAATCCTTCACCTGTTATCTATGCAG AGAACCACATCGCAGGAGGAGGAATTGGAAATGCTGTTTGCTGGTCTCTCTCTTTGA
- the LOC113694729 gene encoding heat stress transcription factor A-6a isoform X5 — protein MNPHDRDENSVFPSSNSPSSSPPENQSSEVVPLSMVSPFVDLESRQHLQEIVPGILSGGTITTEAARSFPGMPQPMECLQGTPVPPFLSKTFDLVDDPALDSIISWGASGQSFVVWDPVEFARRILPRNFKHNNFSSFVRQLNTYGFRKIDADKWEFASESFLRGKRHLLKNIQRRKSPHSHQLGGSSGSTGEAGKIVLEGEVEKLRKERSLMMQEVFELQEQQLGTIQHVEAVNEKLQAAERRQKLMVSFMAKLFQNPDILDRLKQIKEQKQITSSRTMRKFLKHQPHEPGKAESFLERQIVKYRTNFRDLATPSAAPEFDPGAVEQLPEFTLQGKGENIGLESDSIPFQIGNIAADEMALTSEFLTISEPSGGGFSSQGTEDTLLKWKTVVPPEVIPEYFVTSPDDSAKEKNFPEYSSLDIESMLKEQGPWSMDFEAGAGVSSSSNEIWGNAVNYEIPELMVSSGLSDIWNLGSLPAAGSSGAEKWPDDEFPFSKLDDQVGQHKDESSNF, from the exons ATGAACCCACACGATCGAGATGAGAATTCAGTCTTTCCTTCATCAAATTCGCCTTCCTCTTCCCCCCCTGAGAACCAGTCTTCTGAAGTTGTCCCGCTCTCGATGGTCTCTCCTTTCGTAGACTTGGAATCTCGCCAGCATCTTCAAGAAATTGTACCAGGTATCTTAAGCGGAGGAACTATTACGACCGAGGCTGCCCGGAGTTTTCCTGGGATGCCTCAGCCTATGGAGTGTCTGCAGGGGACTCCAGTACCGCCATTTCTCTCCAAGACCTTTGATCTTGTGGATGACCCCGCTTTGGACTCCATAATCTCGTGGGGAGCCAGTGGACAGAGCTTCGTTGTGTGGGACCCCGTGGAGTTTGCCAGGAGAATATTGCCCAGGAACTTCAAGCACAATaatttttccagctttgttcGCCAACTAAATACTTAT GGGTTTCGCAAGATTGATGCTGACAAATGGGAGTTTGCAAGTGAGAGTTTCTTAAGAGGGAAAAGGCATCTGCTGAAGAACATTCAGAGGCGCAAATCGCCTCACTCCCATCAACTTGGTGGCTCCTCTGGATCAACTGGTGAAGCAGGCAAAATTGTATTGGAAGGGGAGGTagaaaaattaaggaaagaaaGGAGCTTAATGATGCAAGAAGTCTTTGAATTGCAGGAACAGCAGCTTGGAACAATCCAGCATGTGGAGGCAGTTAATGAAAAACTCCAGGCAGCAGAGCGTAGGCAGAAGTTGATGGTCTCATTTATGGCTAAGCTATTTCAAAATCCAGATATCTTGGATCGCCTGAAGCAAATAAAGGAGCAAAAACAAATTACTTCTTCAAGAACAATGAGAAAGTTTCTGAAACATCAGCCACATGAACCAGGTAAAGCTGAATCATTTCTGGAACGGCAGATTGTGAAGTATAGAACCAATTTTCGTGATCTGGCCACACCATCTGCTGCCCCTGAATTCGATCCAGGTGCAGTAGAACAACTTCCCGAATTTACTTTACAAGGTAAGGGAGAAAATATTGGGTTGGAGTCTGATAGTATACCATTTCAAATAGGTAATATTGCAGCAGATGAAATGGCTCTGACGTCTGAATTTCTGACAATCTCAGAACCAAGTGGAGGGGGATTTTCTAGTCAGGGAACCGAAGATACACTGCTCAAGTGGAAAACTGTAGTTCCACCAGAGGTGATTCCTGAGTATTTTGTTACTTCTCCTGATGACTCGGCAAAGGAGAAGAACTTCCCTGAATACTCATCACTGGATATCGAAAGTATGCTCAAAGAACAGGGACCATGGAGCATGGATTTTGAAGCTGGTGCTGGTGTTTCTTCTTCCAGCAATGAGATATGGGGTAATGCTGTGAACTATGAGATTCCAGAGCTAATGGTTAGCAGTGGATTGTCAGATATCTGGAATTTAGGTTCTCTACCAGCAGCCGGAAGTTCAGGTGCTGAGAAGTGGCCAGATGATGAATTTCCTTTCTCAAAGCTTGACGATCAAGTCGGCCAGCATAAAGATGAAAGTTCTAACTTCTAA
- the LOC113694729 gene encoding heat stress transcription factor A-3 isoform X3, translated as MTHKKSVPERKHGRSSRSIRLAFIMVGYSLATHCLPCYVIRLTSSCLLAEVRTAILPPCLGTGDGTAEGTLHRLKCIMNPHDRDENSVFPSSNSPSSSPPENQSSEVVPLSMVSPFVDLESRQHLQEIVPGILSGGTITTEAARSFPGMPQPMECLQGTPVPPFLSKTFDLVDDPALDSIISWGASGQSFVVWDPVEFARRILPRNFKHNNFSSFVRQLNTYGFRKIDADKWEFASESFLRGKRHLLKNIQRRKSPHSHQLGGSSGSTGEAGKIVLEGEVEKLRKERSLMMQEVFELQEQQLGTIQHVEAVNEKLQAAERRQKLMVSFMAKLFQNPDILDRLKQIKEQKQITSSRTMRKFLKHQPHEPGKAESFLERQIVKYRTNFRDLATPSAAPEFDPGAVEQLPEFTLQEPSGGGFSSQGTEDTLLKWKTVVPPEVIPEYFVTSPDDSAKEKNFPEYSSLDIESMLKEQGPWSMDFEAGAGVSSSSNEIWGNAVNYEIPELMVSSGLSDIWNLGSLPAAGSSGAEKWPDDEFPFSKLDDQVGQHKDESSNF; from the exons atgaccCACAAAAAATCAGTCCCAGAAAGAAAGCACGGTAGGAGCAGCAGAAGCATCAGGTTGGCATTTATTATGGTGGGTTATTCCCTGGCCACTCATTGCCTTCCCTGCTACGTTATAAGACTAACGTCTTCCTGCCTTTTGGCTGAAGTCAGAACTGCTATTTTACCACCGTGTCTTGGAACAGGGGATGGGACGGCTGAGGGCACTCTCCACCGCCTCAAG TGTATAATGAACCCACACGATCGAGATGAGAATTCAGTCTTTCCTTCATCAAATTCGCCTTCCTCTTCCCCCCCTGAGAACCAGTCTTCTGAAGTTGTCCCGCTCTCGATGGTCTCTCCTTTCGTAGACTTGGAATCTCGCCAGCATCTTCAAGAAATTGTACCAGGTATCTTAAGCGGAGGAACTATTACGACCGAGGCTGCCCGGAGTTTTCCTGGGATGCCTCAGCCTATGGAGTGTCTGCAGGGGACTCCAGTACCGCCATTTCTCTCCAAGACCTTTGATCTTGTGGATGACCCCGCTTTGGACTCCATAATCTCGTGGGGAGCCAGTGGACAGAGCTTCGTTGTGTGGGACCCCGTGGAGTTTGCCAGGAGAATATTGCCCAGGAACTTCAAGCACAATaatttttccagctttgttcGCCAACTAAATACTTAT GGGTTTCGCAAGATTGATGCTGACAAATGGGAGTTTGCAAGTGAGAGTTTCTTAAGAGGGAAAAGGCATCTGCTGAAGAACATTCAGAGGCGCAAATCGCCTCACTCCCATCAACTTGGTGGCTCCTCTGGATCAACTGGTGAAGCAGGCAAAATTGTATTGGAAGGGGAGGTagaaaaattaaggaaagaaaGGAGCTTAATGATGCAAGAAGTCTTTGAATTGCAGGAACAGCAGCTTGGAACAATCCAGCATGTGGAGGCAGTTAATGAAAAACTCCAGGCAGCAGAGCGTAGGCAGAAGTTGATGGTCTCATTTATGGCTAAGCTATTTCAAAATCCAGATATCTTGGATCGCCTGAAGCAAATAAAGGAGCAAAAACAAATTACTTCTTCAAGAACAATGAGAAAGTTTCTGAAACATCAGCCACATGAACCAGGTAAAGCTGAATCATTTCTGGAACGGCAGATTGTGAAGTATAGAACCAATTTTCGTGATCTGGCCACACCATCTGCTGCCCCTGAATTCGATCCAGGTGCAGTAGAACAACTTCCCGAATTTACTTTACAAG AACCAAGTGGAGGGGGATTTTCTAGTCAGGGAACCGAAGATACACTGCTCAAGTGGAAAACTGTAGTTCCACCAGAGGTGATTCCTGAGTATTTTGTTACTTCTCCTGATGACTCGGCAAAGGAGAAGAACTTCCCTGAATACTCATCACTGGATATCGAAAGTATGCTCAAAGAACAGGGACCATGGAGCATGGATTTTGAAGCTGGTGCTGGTGTTTCTTCTTCCAGCAATGAGATATGGGGTAATGCTGTGAACTATGAGATTCCAGAGCTAATGGTTAGCAGTGGATTGTCAGATATCTGGAATTTAGGTTCTCTACCAGCAGCCGGAAGTTCAGGTGCTGAGAAGTGGCCAGATGATGAATTTCCTTTCTCAAAGCTTGACGATCAAGTCGGCCAGCATAAAGATGAAAGTTCTAACTTCTAA
- the LOC113694729 gene encoding heat stress transcription factor A-3 isoform X4 — protein MTHKKSVPERKHGRSSRSIRLAFIMVGYSLATHCLPCYVIRLTSSCLLAEVRTAILPPCLGTGDGTAEGTLHRLKCIMNPHDRDENSVFPSSNSPSSSPPENQSSEVVPLSMVSPFVDLESRQHLQEIVPGILSGGTITTEAARSFPGMPQPMECLQGTPVPPFLSKTFDLVDDPALDSIISWGASGQSFVVWDPVEFARRILPRNFKHNNFSSFVRQLNTYGFRKIDADKWEFASESFLRGKRHLLKNIQRRKSPHSHQLGGSSGSTGEAGKIVLEGEVEKLRKERSLMMQEVFELQEQQLGTIQHVEAVNEKLQAAERRQKLMVSFMAKLFQNPDILDRLKQIKEQKQITSSRTMRKFLKHQPHEPGNIAADEMALTSEFLTISEPSGGGFSSQGTEDTLLKWKTVVPPEVIPEYFVTSPDDSAKEKNFPEYSSLDIESMLKEQGPWSMDFEAGAGVSSSSNEIWGNAVNYEIPELMVSSGLSDIWNLGSLPAAGSSGAEKWPDDEFPFSKLDDQVGQHKDESSNF, from the exons atgaccCACAAAAAATCAGTCCCAGAAAGAAAGCACGGTAGGAGCAGCAGAAGCATCAGGTTGGCATTTATTATGGTGGGTTATTCCCTGGCCACTCATTGCCTTCCCTGCTACGTTATAAGACTAACGTCTTCCTGCCTTTTGGCTGAAGTCAGAACTGCTATTTTACCACCGTGTCTTGGAACAGGGGATGGGACGGCTGAGGGCACTCTCCACCGCCTCAAG TGTATAATGAACCCACACGATCGAGATGAGAATTCAGTCTTTCCTTCATCAAATTCGCCTTCCTCTTCCCCCCCTGAGAACCAGTCTTCTGAAGTTGTCCCGCTCTCGATGGTCTCTCCTTTCGTAGACTTGGAATCTCGCCAGCATCTTCAAGAAATTGTACCAGGTATCTTAAGCGGAGGAACTATTACGACCGAGGCTGCCCGGAGTTTTCCTGGGATGCCTCAGCCTATGGAGTGTCTGCAGGGGACTCCAGTACCGCCATTTCTCTCCAAGACCTTTGATCTTGTGGATGACCCCGCTTTGGACTCCATAATCTCGTGGGGAGCCAGTGGACAGAGCTTCGTTGTGTGGGACCCCGTGGAGTTTGCCAGGAGAATATTGCCCAGGAACTTCAAGCACAATaatttttccagctttgttcGCCAACTAAATACTTAT GGGTTTCGCAAGATTGATGCTGACAAATGGGAGTTTGCAAGTGAGAGTTTCTTAAGAGGGAAAAGGCATCTGCTGAAGAACATTCAGAGGCGCAAATCGCCTCACTCCCATCAACTTGGTGGCTCCTCTGGATCAACTGGTGAAGCAGGCAAAATTGTATTGGAAGGGGAGGTagaaaaattaaggaaagaaaGGAGCTTAATGATGCAAGAAGTCTTTGAATTGCAGGAACAGCAGCTTGGAACAATCCAGCATGTGGAGGCAGTTAATGAAAAACTCCAGGCAGCAGAGCGTAGGCAGAAGTTGATGGTCTCATTTATGGCTAAGCTATTTCAAAATCCAGATATCTTGGATCGCCTGAAGCAAATAAAGGAGCAAAAACAAATTACTTCTTCAAGAACAATGAGAAAGTTTCTGAAACATCAGCCACATGAACCAG GTAATATTGCAGCAGATGAAATGGCTCTGACGTCTGAATTTCTGACAATCTCAGAACCAAGTGGAGGGGGATTTTCTAGTCAGGGAACCGAAGATACACTGCTCAAGTGGAAAACTGTAGTTCCACCAGAGGTGATTCCTGAGTATTTTGTTACTTCTCCTGATGACTCGGCAAAGGAGAAGAACTTCCCTGAATACTCATCACTGGATATCGAAAGTATGCTCAAAGAACAGGGACCATGGAGCATGGATTTTGAAGCTGGTGCTGGTGTTTCTTCTTCCAGCAATGAGATATGGGGTAATGCTGTGAACTATGAGATTCCAGAGCTAATGGTTAGCAGTGGATTGTCAGATATCTGGAATTTAGGTTCTCTACCAGCAGCCGGAAGTTCAGGTGCTGAGAAGTGGCCAGATGATGAATTTCCTTTCTCAAAGCTTGACGATCAAGTCGGCCAGCATAAAGATGAAAGTTCTAACTTCTAA
- the LOC113694729 gene encoding heat stress transcription factor A-3 isoform X2, with product MTHKKSVPERKHGRSSRSIRLAFIMVGYSLATHCLPCYVIRLTSSCLLAEVRTAILPPCLGTGDGTAEGTLHRLKCIMNPHDRDENSVFPSSNSPSSSPPENQSSEVVPLSMVSPFVDLESRQHLQEIVPGILSGGTITTEAARSFPGMPQPMECLQGTPVPPFLSKTFDLVDDPALDSIISWGASGQSFVVWDPVEFARRILPRNFKHNNFSSFVRQLNTYGFRKIDADKWEFASESFLRGKRHLLKNIQRRKSPHSHQLGGSSGSTGEAGKIVLEGEVEKLRKERSLMMQEVFELQEQQLGTIQHVEAVNEKLQAAERRQKLMVSFMAKLFQNPDILDRLKQIKEQKQITSSRTMRKFLKHQPHEPGKAESFLERQIVKYRTNFRDLATPSAAPEFDPGNIAADEMALTSEFLTISEPSGGGFSSQGTEDTLLKWKTVVPPEVIPEYFVTSPDDSAKEKNFPEYSSLDIESMLKEQGPWSMDFEAGAGVSSSSNEIWGNAVNYEIPELMVSSGLSDIWNLGSLPAAGSSGAEKWPDDEFPFSKLDDQVGQHKDESSNF from the exons atgaccCACAAAAAATCAGTCCCAGAAAGAAAGCACGGTAGGAGCAGCAGAAGCATCAGGTTGGCATTTATTATGGTGGGTTATTCCCTGGCCACTCATTGCCTTCCCTGCTACGTTATAAGACTAACGTCTTCCTGCCTTTTGGCTGAAGTCAGAACTGCTATTTTACCACCGTGTCTTGGAACAGGGGATGGGACGGCTGAGGGCACTCTCCACCGCCTCAAG TGTATAATGAACCCACACGATCGAGATGAGAATTCAGTCTTTCCTTCATCAAATTCGCCTTCCTCTTCCCCCCCTGAGAACCAGTCTTCTGAAGTTGTCCCGCTCTCGATGGTCTCTCCTTTCGTAGACTTGGAATCTCGCCAGCATCTTCAAGAAATTGTACCAGGTATCTTAAGCGGAGGAACTATTACGACCGAGGCTGCCCGGAGTTTTCCTGGGATGCCTCAGCCTATGGAGTGTCTGCAGGGGACTCCAGTACCGCCATTTCTCTCCAAGACCTTTGATCTTGTGGATGACCCCGCTTTGGACTCCATAATCTCGTGGGGAGCCAGTGGACAGAGCTTCGTTGTGTGGGACCCCGTGGAGTTTGCCAGGAGAATATTGCCCAGGAACTTCAAGCACAATaatttttccagctttgttcGCCAACTAAATACTTAT GGGTTTCGCAAGATTGATGCTGACAAATGGGAGTTTGCAAGTGAGAGTTTCTTAAGAGGGAAAAGGCATCTGCTGAAGAACATTCAGAGGCGCAAATCGCCTCACTCCCATCAACTTGGTGGCTCCTCTGGATCAACTGGTGAAGCAGGCAAAATTGTATTGGAAGGGGAGGTagaaaaattaaggaaagaaaGGAGCTTAATGATGCAAGAAGTCTTTGAATTGCAGGAACAGCAGCTTGGAACAATCCAGCATGTGGAGGCAGTTAATGAAAAACTCCAGGCAGCAGAGCGTAGGCAGAAGTTGATGGTCTCATTTATGGCTAAGCTATTTCAAAATCCAGATATCTTGGATCGCCTGAAGCAAATAAAGGAGCAAAAACAAATTACTTCTTCAAGAACAATGAGAAAGTTTCTGAAACATCAGCCACATGAACCAGGTAAAGCTGAATCATTTCTGGAACGGCAGATTGTGAAGTATAGAACCAATTTTCGTGATCTGGCCACACCATCTGCTGCCCCTGAATTCGATCCAG GTAATATTGCAGCAGATGAAATGGCTCTGACGTCTGAATTTCTGACAATCTCAGAACCAAGTGGAGGGGGATTTTCTAGTCAGGGAACCGAAGATACACTGCTCAAGTGGAAAACTGTAGTTCCACCAGAGGTGATTCCTGAGTATTTTGTTACTTCTCCTGATGACTCGGCAAAGGAGAAGAACTTCCCTGAATACTCATCACTGGATATCGAAAGTATGCTCAAAGAACAGGGACCATGGAGCATGGATTTTGAAGCTGGTGCTGGTGTTTCTTCTTCCAGCAATGAGATATGGGGTAATGCTGTGAACTATGAGATTCCAGAGCTAATGGTTAGCAGTGGATTGTCAGATATCTGGAATTTAGGTTCTCTACCAGCAGCCGGAAGTTCAGGTGCTGAGAAGTGGCCAGATGATGAATTTCCTTTCTCAAAGCTTGACGATCAAGTCGGCCAGCATAAAGATGAAAGTTCTAACTTCTAA
- the LOC113694729 gene encoding heat stress transcription factor A-3 isoform X1: MTHKKSVPERKHGRSSRSIRLAFIMVGYSLATHCLPCYVIRLTSSCLLAEVRTAILPPCLGTGDGTAEGTLHRLKCIMNPHDRDENSVFPSSNSPSSSPPENQSSEVVPLSMVSPFVDLESRQHLQEIVPGILSGGTITTEAARSFPGMPQPMECLQGTPVPPFLSKTFDLVDDPALDSIISWGASGQSFVVWDPVEFARRILPRNFKHNNFSSFVRQLNTYGFRKIDADKWEFASESFLRGKRHLLKNIQRRKSPHSHQLGGSSGSTGEAGKIVLEGEVEKLRKERSLMMQEVFELQEQQLGTIQHVEAVNEKLQAAERRQKLMVSFMAKLFQNPDILDRLKQIKEQKQITSSRTMRKFLKHQPHEPGKAESFLERQIVKYRTNFRDLATPSAAPEFDPGAVEQLPEFTLQGKGENIGLESDSIPFQIGNIAADEMALTSEFLTISEPSGGGFSSQGTEDTLLKWKTVVPPEVIPEYFVTSPDDSAKEKNFPEYSSLDIESMLKEQGPWSMDFEAGAGVSSSSNEIWGNAVNYEIPELMVSSGLSDIWNLGSLPAAGSSGAEKWPDDEFPFSKLDDQVGQHKDESSNF, translated from the exons atgaccCACAAAAAATCAGTCCCAGAAAGAAAGCACGGTAGGAGCAGCAGAAGCATCAGGTTGGCATTTATTATGGTGGGTTATTCCCTGGCCACTCATTGCCTTCCCTGCTACGTTATAAGACTAACGTCTTCCTGCCTTTTGGCTGAAGTCAGAACTGCTATTTTACCACCGTGTCTTGGAACAGGGGATGGGACGGCTGAGGGCACTCTCCACCGCCTCAAG TGTATAATGAACCCACACGATCGAGATGAGAATTCAGTCTTTCCTTCATCAAATTCGCCTTCCTCTTCCCCCCCTGAGAACCAGTCTTCTGAAGTTGTCCCGCTCTCGATGGTCTCTCCTTTCGTAGACTTGGAATCTCGCCAGCATCTTCAAGAAATTGTACCAGGTATCTTAAGCGGAGGAACTATTACGACCGAGGCTGCCCGGAGTTTTCCTGGGATGCCTCAGCCTATGGAGTGTCTGCAGGGGACTCCAGTACCGCCATTTCTCTCCAAGACCTTTGATCTTGTGGATGACCCCGCTTTGGACTCCATAATCTCGTGGGGAGCCAGTGGACAGAGCTTCGTTGTGTGGGACCCCGTGGAGTTTGCCAGGAGAATATTGCCCAGGAACTTCAAGCACAATaatttttccagctttgttcGCCAACTAAATACTTAT GGGTTTCGCAAGATTGATGCTGACAAATGGGAGTTTGCAAGTGAGAGTTTCTTAAGAGGGAAAAGGCATCTGCTGAAGAACATTCAGAGGCGCAAATCGCCTCACTCCCATCAACTTGGTGGCTCCTCTGGATCAACTGGTGAAGCAGGCAAAATTGTATTGGAAGGGGAGGTagaaaaattaaggaaagaaaGGAGCTTAATGATGCAAGAAGTCTTTGAATTGCAGGAACAGCAGCTTGGAACAATCCAGCATGTGGAGGCAGTTAATGAAAAACTCCAGGCAGCAGAGCGTAGGCAGAAGTTGATGGTCTCATTTATGGCTAAGCTATTTCAAAATCCAGATATCTTGGATCGCCTGAAGCAAATAAAGGAGCAAAAACAAATTACTTCTTCAAGAACAATGAGAAAGTTTCTGAAACATCAGCCACATGAACCAGGTAAAGCTGAATCATTTCTGGAACGGCAGATTGTGAAGTATAGAACCAATTTTCGTGATCTGGCCACACCATCTGCTGCCCCTGAATTCGATCCAGGTGCAGTAGAACAACTTCCCGAATTTACTTTACAAGGTAAGGGAGAAAATATTGGGTTGGAGTCTGATAGTATACCATTTCAAATAGGTAATATTGCAGCAGATGAAATGGCTCTGACGTCTGAATTTCTGACAATCTCAGAACCAAGTGGAGGGGGATTTTCTAGTCAGGGAACCGAAGATACACTGCTCAAGTGGAAAACTGTAGTTCCACCAGAGGTGATTCCTGAGTATTTTGTTACTTCTCCTGATGACTCGGCAAAGGAGAAGAACTTCCCTGAATACTCATCACTGGATATCGAAAGTATGCTCAAAGAACAGGGACCATGGAGCATGGATTTTGAAGCTGGTGCTGGTGTTTCTTCTTCCAGCAATGAGATATGGGGTAATGCTGTGAACTATGAGATTCCAGAGCTAATGGTTAGCAGTGGATTGTCAGATATCTGGAATTTAGGTTCTCTACCAGCAGCCGGAAGTTCAGGTGCTGAGAAGTGGCCAGATGATGAATTTCCTTTCTCAAAGCTTGACGATCAAGTCGGCCAGCATAAAGATGAAAGTTCTAACTTCTAA